The Arachis ipaensis cultivar K30076 chromosome B05, Araip1.1, whole genome shotgun sequence nucleotide sequence TATCTTGGTTTGTTTGTTTCTTCCTACAACTTTTTGGTTGAGATTAGATTTCTTTGTACCCTCTTCTTCATTTTCCTATTAGGTGATGTAGGTAAAAGATTTGCTTTAACAATGGATGGTTCTGTTTGGGAGTTAGGTAGTTCTTCTTCATCAACATCAACTACCTCAACTTCTGATAGAAGATCAAGAGTGTGCTCTCAATACACATGCACCACTCAATCATTATTCCTAATTGTATGCTCATATATTTTTACTACATCACTGTCAAGACTAATTAGGTTCATTCCAAGACCACCCCCTACCTCAGTTGAATAACCCAAGTCCTTTCAACTAATGTATCTCAGATATTTAAATAACCttctataaaaaaatattcagtGTTTCAACATTCACTCTTGATATTAAGGGAACTTCTCCTCCACTGTATACCAAAACTCCCTTGGCATTTCTCTCCAACCTTTCCTTGTGGTGATACATGAATGTAATATGAGTTGATATCTATGAAGAAAACAAAACTTCAATTAAgtactaaaccaaaaaaaaaaacctaatctTTATAACGACCACTTAGTTGTAACAAAAACCTAAGAATATTTCAATCAGCTTTAAAATAGTGAAAAAGTTATTATATTTGATCGTTTCTCCTTTGATCATTTTTAAAATGTGATCATCGCAATTGTGATATCATACCTTCGTCGAATAAACTGGAAAACAACTCCAACGTTCACCTTCGCATTAGAATGATTCGAACAATATCTTCACTATTCACTCTCATCTCCTTTTTACTAGGGCTTTCTAATGCTTTCAGAATGTAAAGTGTATTATAAAGAACAATGAAAAAACTAGCCTCTTcatatttcatttcatttctatttttaatttaattttacttattaattaatttttaaaaaaattaatctaaCATGGTAATAAACAATCACATCACTCGTTAAAATAGTATCATTTTGGACAAAAATGTTACACATGTGCAAATTTACTAATGGAGACATATCACTACAAGGAACATTGTAATTATCGACGCCAAAAATCAACGGCTAGATTTAATGTTGATATTTTTCGACGATTTTTTGTCGATACAATAAAAAAATTcagaaatataaatattaaaatcgacgacaAAGTCGTCTATTTTTTTGGCGACTTTATATTATCGTCGTAATGTCGACCGGAAAGGAGGATGAAAATGCTTTTTCTTTAAAATCGACAGATACTTcgtctattttaatatttataatatcGACGGCCTTCAGTGTCAACAAATTTAAATGATAGAGATTCTTTGCAAAAATTAAATGAACGGTGTtagatttattatataaaatcgacgaTCAGAatgttgatttattttttaactaaaatcGATCACATTGCCGTCGATTTTTATCAACAACAAATTACCCTCGCTCTTATTCCCTGCCTAACTCGTTTCCCCCCAATTCACAGGTTACATTTTACCCAATTTGTGTCTTCTCCATTTCACCTTAGAAACCAACCTTCCCTCTCCGCTGCTGTCGCGCCGTCTTCGCGTCACTGTCGCACCCCCTTTGATTCGGTTCTATGAATGAAGATTTTGTATAGAGAAATAGTTAGTTCATAAACCAGTTAAATATGTTTATTGTCAAAATGATAAATATGATCATTGGAACAAAAAATTGTATATATACATGACCCGTTAAATGATTCAAGTGTAATTATGATTTCTATGTGAATTTTTAGATatatttttgtctatttttttaaattgagtttcaaatattcttattttgtaaGAATGTTAGATGTGTTTTACTTTATGTTGAATATTGGCCGTAATATTGGATGTGTAATATTAGCTCCAAAAACTTTTTTTCTACATTATCTTGATTGCTGTTTATTCTATTATAAATTAAATACGTTCCCCTTCAATCTCATGTTATCAGAATCGGatcggaccggccggttcgactgAAAAACTGATAAACCAAACCTAATATCGGTCCGGTCCAAGCTTGTGACCGTTTAAAGTAGAGAATCAGTACGAACCGGTCAAATTCGGTGTAAACCGGACCGGTTCGAGTCGCTCGGTCAACGTTGAAGGTGAATGTACAATGGACCAGCAATCTACAACTCCACCGTGCTCTAAACCCTCCAGCTTGTGatgatttttggaaaattttccaAAATACTTCCAATGGGGTTCGCCTGTCAAGTGTAAGCTTGTGatgatttttggaaaattttcaaGCATGCTTCTACCACTAAGTTGGAGTGATTCTCATCAATTAATatacaaattataatacatatagcattttttcttttcacttatattcaatttattttaatttcaaagtctctcatttttaaatcaattacattttatttaactataaattttattaaatatatacaaatttaaaagataaacaaaaaatttaattaatcacaatttattttttcttttcatgattatatgatatctattaatattatttttttaatatattattttgttttttgtcttcatatgaagttgatagttaaaaatcGCTAGATGATATTTAGTTAaattagtcaaatcatctaacgattcttaaatatcaacttcacaaaaaaataattttatgtgatcatttttctataataatataataataaaataaatataaactaattaataaaacattaaaatttaaaaatgataattatttttataccaaattaacCGATTCGATCACTGACCCACCGATTAAACCAATAACTCAGTAATCCAATAACCTCATCGATTCAATCACTGATTCGATTCTGACAATTATGCTTCAATCTACATTGGCAGTTGTGCCTTGTGGCCAAGAATTTAGATATAGAAGAAAGGCAGTAATAATGGTCGAATAGATGTTAAAATAACATATCATAATTGAACGTACGGCAATTAATTAAGCATTGACAGAGTCAGCATGCATGCTTCTAGTTTAAGCAATGTTTTCAGAGTAAACTGGACTGCAATAACCCTCTTATAAGTTGTAAAAAGCGCATCCGAAATTTCGAAGAAAAAGCTTAACATAGCAAAGGAGACTAATACACACGTAAACGACAGTTGACAACGGTAAACCAAACCCACACCACACTGCTTCAAGGGATTGGGTAGAAACCTCAAGTGTAGACTAGGTTTTCTTCTATTCATTTGCCGTGACAGTTTTGTATGGACTTTGGACTAATTAGGATCGGTTAATTGTCAATGACTGCAAAAAGACTCAATTGCGATTTTGCTTATTACTAGTATGTCTATTCATTTAGATTGGATAAAAATTATCTAAGATATTGATCTATTTTATTACGGAATATCTTGCATATTTATTCAATAGTACTTAACTCAAATAAATTGTGTTAATTTTTAGCGATAAATTATTCTGAGCTATATCAATTTAATCAGTTTTAGTGACAGAACTATAAACTTGACATTCAAAATTACATTAATGTCACATATAATCTGAACGTTTTTTAACAGTTACCATGTAATAAACAAAGATCACATTTTACAACACAAGTTCGATTTTTAACGTCCGTAACAAAACTTTTTCTTTCGTgtccaaaataatattttaatatataatctATAACATTTCTTTAATAATAAATACTCAGGTTCTAAATCCATGTTAAAATAACGAAATATCGAATGTTCATAAATTCTACAAATGAAAGGGACCTCCCGAATGAAAAACGAGAGATTCAATCTTtttctatgtaaaaaaaaaagttcattttataatattttataagtaataatatgataataaattaaaaaattaagttttaatatttatataacaTAATGTTCCAAATTATGAGTTTAAAAGTTAATTACTTTTACTTATATTTATGTGATAATACATGATTATATATCTTGTGTAATAAAATTTGTTGCGTGAAATTGGCTTTTCTTTTccattaattatatattattttctatttgttACGGTACGTTATTTAATTGGTGACCAAGTTGGCGTTGAATGTTGACGTAATTTGTTGGTGGAGATTCTAAAAAACGCAGGTCAAAAGAGGACGTCCTGGCAGAGTTTTTATATATAGACAAGATGCGGTGACTGAGACGAAATTCGCGGGAAACATAACTGACTCCAAAAACGACGGTTATGTCCAACGCCCATTTTACATTCTTCTTCAAACGGAAACTCTGAGTCAGGTTTGGATTACAAAGAAGAACAACAGGAACaacttcctcctcctccttcttcttcttctttctctataCCAAAACATTCTACTACACCTGTCCACACCTGTCTCCGAGTTTCCGTTATCTCTTAAATCCTAAATCTTCCACCATAAATCAATCACAAGAAACATAATATAACGTACCGCTTCGGTTTTTGCTTTCTTGCATTGCCATGCATACTCATTTGATTTTGTGATTTCattcatttcttttttcttttttttattcctttGGTTAAATACAATCTGGATTTCTCCCACTGGACCCCAAATCTAACTTGTCTCTTTGAAGTTCTCACAGAACTTCATTGAGACATCATTTGGAATTGTTCATACGCAAATAACAGGAGGAGGAGGAGTCATTGCCCCACAGCTTTCAAGGTATATGATATTATTTTCCATCTCTATTTGATTATGGTCTGGTTTTCATATTATATTAACCTTTTAAGGCTTTTGGGTTGTTTTTTATTACAAAGGTTTGTAAAGCCGCCGGAATGGAACAGTTCCGGCACATTGGAGAGACTCTTGGGAGTTTGAAAGCGCTTATGGTATTGCGAGATGAAATTCAAATCAACCAACGGCAGTGCTGTTTGATCCTTGAAATGTTTAGCTTGGCGTTCGAGACGATTGCAGAGGAGATCAGGCAGAATCTGAAGCTGGAAGAGAGAAGCAGCAAATGGAAGCCTCTGGAGTTGCCTCTGAGAGAGCTTTGCAGGGTTTTCAAGGAAGCCGAGTTGTACATCCGGCAATGTTTGGATTCCAAGGAGTGGTGGGGGAAAGCCATCACCATGTCTAACAATTCTGACTGTGTTGAGTTCCATATCCACAATCTCCTTTGCTGTTTCCCGGCCGTGATCGAGGCCATTGAGAATGCAGGGGAGGCCTGTTGTCTTGATCAGAccgagaaggagaagaagaaggtcaTGGTGTCAAGGAAATATGACATGGAATGGAATGATTCCAAGCTTTTCCAATGGAGATTTGGGAAGCAGTACTTGGTCTCTCGGGAGATCATCAGCCAGTTGGAGAATGCATGGAAGGAAGATAGGTGGAGGCTTATAGAATCACTCAAGGAGAAGAAAACTACGTCGAAGAAGAACGAGCAGCGCCTCGCCGAGATACTCTTGAAGAAGCTTGTAAATGGATCTGACAGCAAAACGAATCAAGATCTTTGGCCGATCCACGTTCTCGTGGGAGCCAAGGATTACCAAGTGAGGCGAAGATTGGGAAAGGGGAAGGAGTATAAGGAAGTGACTTGGCTTGGACAGAGTTTTGCATTGAGGTACTTCAATGGAGAGAAGCAAGCCTATGAAGGTGAGATTTCAAAATTGTTATGTCTTTCTCACCCCAACATATTGCAATACCTTTGTGGATTCTACGATGAGGAGAAGAAAGAGTTTAATCTTGTGATGGAGTTGATGAGCAAGGATTTGTGGACCTACATGAAGGAGAATAGCGGTCCAAGGAGGCAGATCTTGTTCTCAATTCCAGTTGTGGTGGATCTCATGCTTCAAATTGCAAGAGGCATGGAGTATCTCCACTCCAAGAAAATCTACCATGGAGATCTTAACCCTTACGGTGTTCTACTCAAAGCAAGGAACTCCCAAGAAGGTTACTTCCATGCAAAAGTCTCAGGATTTGGCCTTCCTTCCCTGAGGAACCGCGATCCAGCACAGAACCCCGAGGACCTGAACCCTAGCATATGGTATGCTCCGGAAGTACTGCACGAGATAGAAAAAGGAGGGAAGGTTTCTACCTCGTGCAAGTACTCGGAGAAAGCAGATGCATACAGCTTTGGAATGATTTGCTTTGAGTTGCTGACAGGGAAAGTCCCTTTCGAAGATAACCACCTGCAAGGGGAGAGAACCACACAGAACATCAAAGCAGGGGAGAGGCCTCTCTTCCCTGGTCGCTCCCCAAAATACCTTGTTAGCTTAATCAAGAAGTGTTGGCAAACCGATCCTTCACAGCGTCCTACTTTCTCTTCTATTTGTAGGATCTTGCGTTACACCAAGAAGTTCCTCTCCACCAGTACTGAGTACTATATCATTAATCCCGAACTTAACAACCTTGAGCTTCAATCTCCACCTGTTGATTGCTGCGATATAGAGACCACTTTCCTTAAGAATCTACCGGAGGAGATGGCGCCACATGTTTCCGCTGTTTCTCAAATCCCTTACCAGATCTATGCTTACAAGGTTGTGGAGAAAGGCAAGATCAGCCTCTTGAATTCAAGAGATAAAGGCAGCGAGACAGAGTTGCCAAAGGAAGATTCTCCTCAAGGAAGCGATGAATTCAGCTTCGCTTTTGAAGATGATCAAGTTTCCGCGGCTGAACCCTTTCAGTTTATAACTTCTCCCAAGTCAGTTCATGGCGGCGAAACACCGTCTTTTTTCTCCGAAGCACCGGCGAAGAAGACTGTTAGAATAAAGAGCCCAGTGCGAAAACTTGACAAGCTCAAGAAAGACCAAGGTTTGTTGCTGCTTCCTACAtgatttgtatttgtatttgtaaAATTTAAACTAAACTAATCTTATAAACATCGATAGGAGCGAAATCAATGCCGGCATCTCGCATTACTTTAAAGGCAAGTAAGGCATATCTGGCGTCACCGGCAGCTAGTCCATTGCACCCTGCACTCAGAAAAAAACCAACACAAGTCTCAGAGACAGAGCGCAACACTTCTAAGAACAACAAAGCTGTGACCACTACTCCTTCGACCCCAATAAGGAGAAGAAAATGCGAAGGGCAACACGTGCCAGAATTCATGGGAAGCCCGAGGGTGAAACCAAGGGATCAGTCACCATTAATGGCTAACAAGCTGAAGAAGACACCGCTGACAATGACCCCAGGAAGGATGATCACACGTACAAGCGACGCGCATTTGATACTGCAGAAGAGGCTCTTGATGGGTTCAAGCACAAGCAAAGGAGGAAGATGGGACCATGGAACTGAACACAGGACATCGCTGTCATCATTGGCATTGAGTCCTTTGAGTCCATAtgtgatgagaagaagaagatcaACGGCGACAGCAGCAACATCATGTGGCCACGCCTCTGACTCAGAGAGCACTTGTTCTAAGCACAAAAGAGAGAGCATATCACCATTCGCAATGAGTCCTTTGAGCCCCTACGCTTCCAGAACAACAGCCTGTGGCCATGTCTCCGATTAATTAAGAAACACCCGCCAAAAACCATTATTTGTTCTCCTGATTTTTTTTGCCACCGGAAAAAGAGataacaaaatcaaaatcaaaatcaaaacaaaaactaattaaattcatTTGTGTGGGCGCCAAGTAagtcaaagaaaagaaagaagcaatgtacagaattttttat carries:
- the LOC107640251 gene encoding serine/threonine-protein kinase HSL1, with product MEQFRHIGETLGSLKALMVLRDEIQINQRQCCLILEMFSLAFETIAEEIRQNLKLEERSSKWKPLELPLRELCRVFKEAELYIRQCLDSKEWWGKAITMSNNSDCVEFHIHNLLCCFPAVIEAIENAGEACCLDQTEKEKKKVMVSRKYDMEWNDSKLFQWRFGKQYLVSREIISQLENAWKEDRWRLIESLKEKKTTSKKNEQRLAEILLKKLVNGSDSKTNQDLWPIHVLVGAKDYQVRRRLGKGKEYKEVTWLGQSFALRYFNGEKQAYEGEISKLLCLSHPNILQYLCGFYDEEKKEFNLVMELMSKDLWTYMKENSGPRRQILFSIPVVVDLMLQIARGMEYLHSKKIYHGDLNPYGVLLKARNSQEGYFHAKVSGFGLPSLRNRDPAQNPEDLNPSIWYAPEVLHEIEKGGKVSTSCKYSEKADAYSFGMICFELLTGKVPFEDNHLQGERTTQNIKAGERPLFPGRSPKYLVSLIKKCWQTDPSQRPTFSSICRILRYTKKFLSTSTEYYIINPELNNLELQSPPVDCCDIETTFLKNLPEEMAPHVSAVSQIPYQIYAYKVVEKGKISLLNSRDKGSETELPKEDSPQGSDEFSFAFEDDQVSAAEPFQFITSPKSVHGGETPSFFSEAPAKKTVRIKSPVRKLDKLKKDQGAKSMPASRITLKASKAYLASPAASPLHPALRKKPTQVSETERNTSKNNKAVTTTPSTPIRRRKCEGQHVPEFMGSPRVKPRDQSPLMANKLKKTPLTMTPGRMITRTSDAHLILQKRLLMGSSTSKGGRWDHGTEHRTSLSSLALSPLSPYVMRRRRSTATAATSCGHASDSESTCSKHKRESISPFAMSPLSPYASRTTACGHVSD